The Alkalihalobacillus sp. LMS6 genomic interval GCTTTCAAGCATATAAGTCAACAAAAGTATACTCTTGTTTTTCCTTGAATTCAAATAAGGTCCCCTCACAAAACCATATCTAAACAAAAAAAGCGCCCGGTATGGACGCTTTCATCGTCTATCATTATTTATTGCGTCATTAAAGCCTATCACGAACGATTAAGTCGGTCTTTACTCTGAATCGTTCCCAGATAACACCTCTTTAATTTGTTCTAACGCATGTTCCAGTTCTTCTTTCGTAATAATCAATGGCGGCGCAAAGCGAATGACGTTTTCGTGGGTTTCTTTGCATAACAGTCCTCTTTCTTTCAACTGCTCGCAAAACGGGCGAGCCGATTCTGTCAACTCAATCCCAATGAATAAGCCTCTCCCACGTACTTCTTTAATAGAAGGGTGCGTTAACGTTTTCAATTCCTTTATAAAATAATCGCCAAGTTCCTGAGCATTCTCTAACAACGATTCCTCTTCCAAAATTTCCAGCGCGGCAATGGATACGGCACACGCAAGTGGATTACCTCCGAACGTTGACCCGTGTGAACCCGGCTCAAACACACCTAGAATGTCTTTATTCGCCACGACTGCAGATATCGGCAAGATCCCTCCTCCAAGCGCCTTTCCGAGGATATACATATCTGGCTCGACGCCTTCATGTTCACACGCAAACCATTTTCCTGTTCGGCCTAGACCTGCTTGAATCTCGTCCGCAATAAAGAGAATGTTGTTCTCTGTACAAATACGACGAACCTCTTTTAAGTAACCGTCAGGTGGAATAAGTATGCCCGCTTCCCCTTGAATCGGTTCAACCAAGAATGCCACCGTATTGCCTGTAATCGCCTCTTCCAACGCTTTTTCATCGCCATAAGGAATGACTTTTACACCTGGTAACAACGGACCAAACCCACGCTTATATTCGTCACTTGAAGAAAGTGAGACTGCCGCAAGTGTCCGTCCGTGAAAATTATTGGCGCACACGATAATCTCTGCTTTATTCGCCACCACTTTTTTCTCTTGATAGCCCCAGCGTCGCGCCGCCTTCAAAGCCGTTTCAACCGCTTCTGCCCCTGTATTCATTGGCAACACCATGTTTTTCTTCGTTAACGTTGCCACTTTTTCATAAAAAGGGGCCAGTTGATCGTTATGAAATGCACGGGACGTAAGCGTAACCCGTTCTGCTTGGTCTTTTAGCGTTTGAATTAGTTTTGGATGACAATGCCCTTGATTAAGCGCTGAGTAGGCACTTAGCATATCAAGATATCGATTGCCCTCTGCATCCCAAACCCACACACCTTGCGCTTTCGAAATGACAATCGGTAAGGGATGATAGTTATTAGCACCATATTCCTCTGTTTTTTTAATAATCTCCGTTGACTTAGACATAAACATCCTCCTTCATCACAATCCTTACATTCTATGTTTCTTCGCTTTAAAAAAATGAATTCCTGCTACAATCACTTGGAAAAAAGGTGTTAAGATGAAATGAGGTAAGGAGGAATCACCTATGGATACACAAATTAGACGTATACATCACATTATTTTTCTCGCATCTGTCTTTTGCTTCTGGCTTGCTACATATAGCTACGTTCCTGTTTTCAGCCTTTATTTAGAGTCCATTCCTTTTAGTTACGGCTTGATCGGCATTATTCTTGGAAGTTATGGCATCACACAAGTATTGCTTCGTTTTCCACTCGGGGTCTTACTCGACAAACTCGTGACGTTGAAAAAACACTTTTATGTTGGCGGGTTTGTCGTTGCGATCATTAGCGGATTTATTCTTTTACTTTCTACGTCATTCGTATGGATATTGATCGGTCGGCTACTCGCCGGAGTTACGGCCGCCATGTGGGTCATGGCGACGATTATGTATGCAGAGTATTTTCGTGCAGATCAAACGGGAAAAGCCATGGGGACGCTGCAATTTGCAACGGTCATGCCGCAATTTATTAGCATGCTTACAGCGGGGTTGCTTGTAGAGTGGATGGGCTTTGCTATTCCGTTTTGGGTCGGAATTATCACAGCATTCATCGGACTCATTCTCGCTTTATCTGTAAAAGTTGTTCCAAACAAAAACCGTTCTAGTGTCAATGGATCATTTCGCTCTATTATTCGTTCAACATTATCAGTGAAAAGGCTGATTCCTATCACATTGATTTCTTTATTCACTCACGCACTTTTGTTTATTTCAATCTTTGGCTTCACCCCGGTCTACGCCGGAGCCCAGGGAATTTCAGAAGGAGCGATGGTTTGGGTCATGATCGCGTTTTTTGTGCCACATGCAGGAGCATCCATCCTCGTTGCCGTAATGAATGTAGCTCCTCAGGTGGAACAAAGGCTCATTATTAGCAGCTTACTCTTTACAGCAATTACGTTCTTCTGTATGCCACTTGCGACAGGACTTTTTTCTATAAGCTTATTGCACGCGATTATCGGCTTAACAATTGGGATTGTCCTGCCACTCTTATTATCTCAAATTGCCAGTCTTGCCCCAGCTTCTCTGAAGACATCCGTCATGGGGTTTTACCAATCCATCTATGCGATCGGCATTTTTATCGGACCATACCTAGCTGGTTTTGCTGCAGAACAATTTGGACTCCAGCATGTCTTTACATTAGCAGCGCTCATTAGTCTTATTGCCTTGGGCATTGCTGGGTTTGCGGTGGCGACTGACCGGAAGAAAAACAATTATAAAAAGAAAACTGCTTCATCATAAATACGAAAAGACACGTCAGCGGTTCACTGCATCTACCCGTTGACGTGACTAGTCGCATCAGCAAATCATCATGTTTATTGTAGAACTAGCCCGTAATGAGCCAAGGTGATGCATAAAAATCTCTTCTAAAAAGCTCACCTGATTCTGGGAAGGATGCAGGCAAATTACCATAGGGAATATTGGTTGCCCGATATCCCCCATAAACAGTATGAGGGTTTGGACGCTCTGCTAAATTCCGTAAAAATACCTCTCCATTGAATCGGACAATGGGAATAACACTTCTTTGATGAAACCCATTCCAATAAGCCGTACCACGATCATGACGTGCAATCCAATATAAGCCTTCTTCAAGTTCTTCATCTAGGGTCACATAGCCCCAGCCATGTTAACTCCTCCATAATAAGTGAAATACTATTCGTTATTGTTGGTGTGCCGGCACGAACGCATAGTTAACGAATATTGTAGCTAGATACTAGTCGTTTGCTACAACTCAATCTTAATATAAGAACATACGTTCTTGTTTGGCGATTTTCTGCCACGTTTATGCCACTTATCTATGTTAAACTCTTAAGTAAAGATATTTAGAAAGGGCGCTTCTTCATGTCACAAACTTTTAAAGGCTCTCGATTGACCCTAACCATTGAGGATGACAGACTACTTATTCGTCATAACAAAATAAAAACATTTGCTGGTGGTGCTCGAAAGGAAGTTATCATTCCCCTAAATGAACTTGAAGGAATGATTTTTCAAAAACCTGGTCTTTTATCTGGTTTTTGCTATTTTTAATTACGGGGGGTTTCGCCATCTATAACAAGGTTTCAAGCAGCAAATGATGAACATTCTATCATGCTAAATTTTTTCTACCATTACAATCGTTTTCAAAAAGCGAAGCAGATTATTATGAATAAACTAGCAACTATTGAACCTTCTTTAGAAATGGAAATCGATCGAGCTTTGAATGACCTTTTTTCTATTCCTTCCCATACTGTTAAATTCGATGGTGTTGACGGCACCTTAGAATTAACTAAAGATACTGTAACGATCTATTACAAACGTTTTCTTCATTCAGGAGGCAGTGGAAAAAAATCCATTTACATTAAAGACATTAATGCCATTACGCTCTCACCTCAAACATTGGTGAATGGGAAATTTGAAATTCATTATGGTAACTATTCTTCGAGGAAATTAAATCCACTTGCTTTAGGATCAAACGAAATTAGTATTACAAACATCAACGAATATAATCGTTTCTTACAGGCAAAAGAACTTATTGAACGGATTAAACATTATCATGACTCACATAATGAAAATGACTTTGAAAACAGCTATAACCAATATGTCGAACCTGCGCATACATCACGCTCCACCGCAGACGAACTTCGAGAGTTCAAAGCCCTTTTAGACGAAGGTATTATTTCAGAAGAGGAATTTGAAAAGAAAAAGATGGAACTACTGTAAGAAAATCTTTTAAGGAGGAGCTAACATGACTATGGCTACTTTTCAATCAATGGGCACGACCTTAATTGTTTCTGAAGATCGGATAACCTTAGAACATAACCGCAAAATTGGAAACTTAAGAAAAACAACAGAGATAGCCTTTACTGAATTAGAAAAAATTGAAGAGAAAAAACCTACACTTTTTTCCGGGTATGTTTATTTCAGACGACATCACGATCCTTCTATTGACGATAAAGAAGCGATGATTCATGAACAGGCAATCATTATACGATCAAAGAAAAAGTATAAAGAATATGAAAAAGTTAGCGAACAGATAAAACAAAAATTAGTAGAAAACGCTCAGGCCTCTGATACACCAACCGATCGAATCAAATCATTAGTTAAACAACTTACATCTAATCCAAATGAATCTTTACGTTATGAAGCCCATCAAGGCCATTTAATCATAAGCGCCTATACGGTTTGTATACATCATAAAACGCTGCATCGAGGTAAAAAAGGAGAAAGAGAATATTCCATTCCTTCTATCAATAGCATTCATTTATCTAAAAGCGGTTTAAAAGCTGGTCGTATTCGCTTTTTTACGGGGTCTACGAATAGCAATGAGAAATATAAAGCCTATTTAGCAGCTGAAAATGAACTGCTTATAACAGGGATTGATGACTACCATAATATGCACGAAGCTAAACTACTCATTGAAGGCCTACGTGTTTATCACGCAGATAAACACGATCCGTCTGTTTTACCAACGTCAAATCCTTCTTCACGCTCCACCGCAGACGAACTGCGAGAGTTCAAATCTCTTTTGGACGAAGGCATTATTACAGAAGAAGAGTTTGAAAAGAAGAAAGCGACATTACTTCGCTAACAAAACAAGACCCTCATGTAAGATGGGGGTCTCTCTCACCTTCTACAAGCAGCCTGCTACTCCCAACAGATAGTGTAGTTTCTCTAGTGCCTTTGCTTTCAGTCTGTAATACTGCCTTTCACTCACCATCATTTCCATATAAACTTGATAGTCAAATCGATCTTCTTCAAGATAGCGTCGCACGATTAGTTCTCGTTCAGTCTCTGACAGTCGGTTAATGCAGTTCTGGATGGTTTCTAAAAAAGCTCTTCTCTCTTTCTCCTCATGGTTTTCAAATGTTTGTTCTTTTTGAACATAAAAAGCCGTACTTTCTCCAGTAGCGACGACCATAAACTGAGGAGTAACCTTAGGCATTTCATCAAACGTAAGTGTAAGTTTTGTTAAATTATATTTTGCTAACACTTGCTCTACTTTTTGCTTTTCTTCCTTTTGCAAAACGATCCCCCCTTTATTTAGTAAAGAGAGCTAATTCGTTAAAAATCAAAAAGACGAGGAAAATCCTCGTCTTTCTGTTACCCACTTACCACAGTGGCAT includes:
- a CDS encoding SHOCT domain-containing protein, which produces MNKLATIEPSLEMEIDRALNDLFSIPSHTVKFDGVDGTLELTKDTVTIYYKRFLHSGGSGKKSIYIKDINAITLSPQTLVNGKFEIHYGNYSSRKLNPLALGSNEISITNINEYNRFLQAKELIERIKHYHDSHNENDFENSYNQYVEPAHTSRSTADELREFKALLDEGIISEEEFEKKKMELL
- a CDS encoding ArpU family phage packaging/lysis transcriptional regulator → MQKEEKQKVEQVLAKYNLTKLTLTFDEMPKVTPQFMVVATGESTAFYVQKEQTFENHEEKERRAFLETIQNCINRLSETERELIVRRYLEEDRFDYQVYMEMMVSERQYYRLKAKALEKLHYLLGVAGCL
- a CDS encoding MFS transporter translates to MDTQIRRIHHIIFLASVFCFWLATYSYVPVFSLYLESIPFSYGLIGIILGSYGITQVLLRFPLGVLLDKLVTLKKHFYVGGFVVAIISGFILLLSTSFVWILIGRLLAGVTAAMWVMATIMYAEYFRADQTGKAMGTLQFATVMPQFISMLTAGLLVEWMGFAIPFWVGIITAFIGLILALSVKVVPNKNRSSVNGSFRSIIRSTLSVKRLIPITLISLFTHALLFISIFGFTPVYAGAQGISEGAMVWVMIAFFVPHAGASILVAVMNVAPQVEQRLIISSLLFTAITFFCMPLATGLFSISLLHAIIGLTIGIVLPLLLSQIASLAPASLKTSVMGFYQSIYAIGIFIGPYLAGFAAEQFGLQHVFTLAALISLIALGIAGFAVATDRKKNNYKKKTASS
- a CDS encoding SHOCT domain-containing protein, which encodes MTMATFQSMGTTLIVSEDRITLEHNRKIGNLRKTTEIAFTELEKIEEKKPTLFSGYVYFRRHHDPSIDDKEAMIHEQAIIIRSKKKYKEYEKVSEQIKQKLVENAQASDTPTDRIKSLVKQLTSNPNESLRYEAHQGHLIISAYTVCIHHKTLHRGKKGEREYSIPSINSIHLSKSGLKAGRIRFFTGSTNSNEKYKAYLAAENELLITGIDDYHNMHEAKLLIEGLRVYHADKHDPSVLPTSNPSSRSTADELREFKSLLDEGIITEEEFEKKKATLLR
- a CDS encoding ornithine--oxo-acid transaminase; its protein translation is MSKSTEIIKKTEEYGANNYHPLPIVISKAQGVWVWDAEGNRYLDMLSAYSALNQGHCHPKLIQTLKDQAERVTLTSRAFHNDQLAPFYEKVATLTKKNMVLPMNTGAEAVETALKAARRWGYQEKKVVANKAEIIVCANNFHGRTLAAVSLSSSDEYKRGFGPLLPGVKVIPYGDEKALEEAITGNTVAFLVEPIQGEAGILIPPDGYLKEVRRICTENNILFIADEIQAGLGRTGKWFACEHEGVEPDMYILGKALGGGILPISAVVANKDILGVFEPGSHGSTFGGNPLACAVSIAALEILEEESLLENAQELGDYFIKELKTLTHPSIKEVRGRGLFIGIELTESARPFCEQLKERGLLCKETHENVIRFAPPLIITKEELEHALEQIKEVLSGNDSE